The following proteins come from a genomic window of Megalobrama amblycephala isolate DHTTF-2021 linkage group LG1, ASM1881202v1, whole genome shotgun sequence:
- the LOC125265685 gene encoding uncharacterized protein LOC125265685 has product MAQKYNSRWRRKVKSQQNTCKRYRRKDTQGQENREATNWRSDDCSTEQVTRSANLEDSSNTNVCNIHYANHSSQCYGHTSEMHHSGLNVESEPEQPIYMQTFPEHLPEFVEEGTLDDNALFDEDFSIDDDLSFEDSFELNLEEGTELESSTNTVDHPLYRNAPISVAESLLLIMTFANRHKITGKALSDLLTLISLHCPSDTQTECLKNLHKFKQLFDDPSSLLLHTYCSSCFMIVESIDTQCKTCEANVSMEGSTSYFIEVPIEAQLKRLFAQEGFEEKLKFRFNRHKKCHDSIEEIYDGKTYQKLTTCNGPLSDSRNISLMWNTDGIPIFKSSKFSVWPFYCVINELNFVERTKRENMIFAGVWFGDSKPSMLTFLEPLCGTLNKIEREGISLQFAGAQEPFICKAFTIAGTCDLPAKALVLNTVQFNGHFGCLKCEQPGQTVKTGERGHVHAFPFQKTDPKGPPRTHKGFVDYAKMAYDSNSVVRGVKGPTFLSRLTSYDLVLGTGIDYMHCVLLGVMRLLMFLWFSTEFSRCAFSMVRSIKEVDKRLEEIRPPFMIRFPRSVSSHRMFFKASEYRSILLFFGPVVFRGILAGLYYNHFLLLSEAIFILLMESITPAQIDHAEKLLWNFCSQMSGLYGERYMTANLHLLVHLADSVRALGPLWTHSCFHFEDKNGYLLRLIHGTQNIPAQMVNAVKTIQYLPSITQNIKLNIVTTEFLARMTNSNSYQPSNVVNIVAMLGASFNRCLETDDIFLLEQFLGQALHSNVVKAYNRAQIGKIIYTSQQYVKAKRRNNYTVLFCDGAQIKYGQIKLLCSYKEPNEGQNEIKLAFLNEFAVASINLLQDTLTGGTCFHIVSLLEVPVRKTVVGLESILAKLMFIDLSSMPGIVFAAHFPNKLERD; this is encoded by the exons GACACACAAGGACAGGAAAATAGAG aagcAACAAACTGGAGGTCAGATGATTGCAGCACCGAGCAAGTGACCAGATCTGCTAATTTGGAAGATTCTTCAAACACAAATGTGTGTAACATCCATTATGCCAACCATTCATCCCAATGCTATGGACACACAAGTGAGATGCATCACTCTGGTCTTAATGTTGAATCAGAGCCTGAACAGCCTATTTACATGCAAACATTTCCTGAGCACCTACCTGAATTTGTTGAAGAAGGGACTTTAGATGACAATGCGTTATTTGATGAAGACTTTTCAATTGATGATGACCTCTCATTTGAAGACAGTTTTGAGCTTAACCTAGAGGAGGGAACAGAACTCGAAAGCTCTACAAACACTGTAGATCATCCACTGTACAGAAATGCACCAATTTCTGTTGCAGAGAGTCTTCTCCTCATAATGACTTTTGcaaacagacacaaaataacAGGAAAAGCTCTCAGTGATTTGCTTACATTAATATCTCTGCACTGCCCCTCTGATACACAGACTGAGTGTCTTAAAAATTTACACAAATTTAAACAGTTATTTGATGATCCCTCCTCTCTGCTTTTGCACACATATTGTAGCTCATGCTTCATGATTGTTGAGAGTATAGACACCCAGTGTAAAACCTGTGAAGCCAATGTGTCGATGGAGGGGTCAACCTCCTATTTTATTGAGGTTCCCATTGAAGCACAACTGAAGAGATTGTTTGCTCAGGAAGGTTTTGAAGAAAAACTTAAGTtcaggtttaatagacataaaaAATGTCATGACAGTATTGAAGAAATATATGACGGAAAAACCTATCAGAAATTAACTACTTGCAATGGGCCTCTCAGTGATTCCAGAAACATTTCGTTAATGTGGAACACAGACGGTATACCTATTTTTAAGTCTTCAAAGTTTTCTGTTTGGCCTTTTTATTGTGTCATAAACGAGTTAAATTTTGTTGAACGCACGAAACGAGAAAACATGATATTTGCAGGTGTTTGGTTTGGGGATTCAAAGCCGTCAATGTTGACATTCCTTGAACCACTGTGTGGCACTCTGAACAAAATTGAAAGAGAAGGAATTTCTCTTCAGTTTGCAGGAGCTCAAGAACCTTTCATATGCAAAGCCTTTACAATTGCAGGAACCTGCGATTTGCCTGCAAAAGCTTTGGTACTTAATACTGTTCAATTCAATGGACATTTTGGGTGTCTAAAGTGTGAACAGCCAGGTCAAACAGTGAAGACTGGAGAGAGAGGTCATGTCCATGCCTTTCCTTTCCAGAAGACAGATCCAAAAGGCCCGCCTCGTACTCACAAGGGGTTTGTAGATTATGCTAAGATGGCCTATGATTCCAACAGCGTTGTTCGTGGGGTGAAGGGACCTACGTTTCTCAGCAGACTAACAAGCTATGATTTGGTCTTGGGCACAGGTATAGACTACATGCATTGTGTACTACTGGGAGTAATGCGTCTATTGATGTTTTTGTGGTTTTCCACAGAGTTCTCTCGATGTGCATTCAGTATGGTCAGATCAATCAAAGAAGTTGACAAACGTCTGGAAGAAATAAGGCCACCATTTATGATTCGATTCCCTCGTTCTGTGTCTTCTCACAGGATGTTCTTTAAAGCATCTGAGTATCGGtccattttgctgtttttcgGGCCAGTTGTATTCCGGGGCATTCTTGCAGGACTGTACTACAACCATTTCCTGCTCCTTAGTGAAGCAATCTTTATTCTTCTGATGGAGTCAATAACCCCTGCTCAAATAGATCATGCTGAGAAACTACTCTGGAATTTCTGTTCTCAAATGAGTGGACTCTATGGTGAGCGATACATGACAGCCAATTTGCACTTACTTGTCCATTTAGCTGATAGTGTAAGAGCTCTTGGACCTCTGTGGACACACTCTTGCTTTCACTTTGAAGACAAAAATGGGTACTTGCTCCGTCTTATACATGGAACCCAGAATATACCTGCCCAAATGGTAAATGCTGTAAAGACTATACAATATCTCCCTAGCATCACACAAAACATAAAGCTGAACATAGTAACTACTGAGTTTTTGGCCAGAATGACAAATAGCAATAGTTATCAACCAAGTAATGTTGTCAATATTGTGGCCATGTTAGGGGCATCATTCAATAGATGTCTTGAAACTGATGATATTTTTCTTCTGGAACAGTTTCTTGGTCAGGCTTTACATAGTAATGTGGTCAAGGCATATAACAGAGCTCAAATAGGGAAAATAATTTACACTTCCCAGCAGTATGTCAAAGCCAAAAGACGAAACAATTACACAGTGTTATTTTGTGATGGTGCGCAGATCAAATATGGACAGATTAAATTATTGTGTTCCTACAAAGAACCCAATGAAGGTCAGAATGAGATAAAACTtgcgtttttgaatgaatttgcaGTTGCAAGCATAAATCTTCTACAAGATACTTTGACAGGTGGAACGTGTTTCCATATTGTTAGCCTCCTGGAAGTTCCTGTGAGAAAGACAGTGGTAGGACTTGAAAGTATTTTGGCAAAGTTGATGTTCATTGATTTGTCCTCGATGCCTGGTATTGTGTTTGCTGCACATTTCCCTAACAAACTTGAAAGGGACTAA